One segment of Formicincola oecophyllae DNA contains the following:
- a CDS encoding peptidylprolyl isomerase encodes MTHRQRPHSGTVTLGDDDQSGGMKAASSDDQIIAIVNGQIITARDVDDRARLFVLSTGLPVTDQVFRRMRGQIVHQMIDERLKMQEMLQRQVLVSPREISDAIAGIEQRNGMSPNMLRNKLAEDGMSLTTLVDQLRVQIGWMQVLRMNLGPASRVTPQQIAQREKGLQKDAGKAQYFMSEVFIPVLDALHDQPERTFTETIIAELRKGAPFPLVAAQFSQDPSALEGGSLGWVEEDRLDPEVVDVIRQMPDQAISNPIRVPGGFVIATVHQRRTVGKQMATVLNLRQVFFPFTEPLNPQMPTAKQRDALQGAIHLMQTAHDCKTMETVNAQQGTVRPSNPGLQVESQLQPAIKAILGKLPLNRATRPMVSPSGIVVLMVCSREQRNLAQQSPGQVADQMMSERIEQAAQQLQRSLERRAVITVRKAGQRLASQGQAKTPNTSAHGRGASPRAHHRSHS; translated from the coding sequence ATGACCCACCGTCAGCGCCCCCACAGCGGCACTGTGACCTTGGGTGACGATGACCAGTCAGGCGGCATGAAGGCAGCCAGTTCAGACGACCAGATTATTGCTATCGTCAATGGGCAGATCATTACAGCGCGTGATGTTGATGACCGTGCGCGTCTGTTCGTCCTCTCCACCGGGCTACCTGTGACAGACCAGGTGTTCCGCCGTATGCGGGGCCAGATCGTTCACCAAATGATTGATGAGCGCCTCAAAATGCAGGAAATGCTGCAGCGGCAGGTGCTGGTGTCCCCGCGAGAAATCTCTGATGCCATCGCTGGAATTGAGCAACGCAACGGCATGTCCCCCAACATGCTGCGCAACAAGCTGGCTGAGGATGGCATGTCCCTCACCACGCTTGTGGACCAGCTGCGTGTGCAGATTGGCTGGATGCAGGTTCTGCGCATGAACCTTGGCCCTGCCTCACGTGTTACTCCCCAGCAGATCGCCCAGCGTGAGAAGGGCCTGCAGAAAGACGCTGGCAAGGCCCAGTATTTTATGAGTGAGGTCTTTATTCCCGTTTTGGACGCTTTGCATGACCAGCCAGAGCGCACCTTCACTGAAACCATCATCGCCGAACTGCGCAAAGGCGCCCCCTTCCCCCTGGTGGCAGCCCAGTTTTCCCAAGACCCCAGCGCTTTGGAGGGTGGCTCCCTTGGTTGGGTGGAAGAGGACAGGCTGGATCCTGAGGTGGTGGATGTGATCCGCCAAATGCCTGACCAAGCCATATCAAATCCCATTCGTGTTCCAGGCGGTTTCGTTATCGCCACTGTTCACCAGCGCCGCACGGTGGGCAAGCAAATGGCCACTGTGCTGAACTTGCGTCAGGTCTTCTTCCCCTTCACTGAACCCCTCAATCCCCAAATGCCCACCGCGAAGCAACGCGATGCCTTGCAGGGTGCCATACATTTGATGCAAACAGCCCATGACTGCAAAACCATGGAAACCGTCAACGCCCAACAAGGCACTGTGCGTCCCAGCAACCCAGGCCTGCAGGTGGAAAGTCAGCTCCAGCCCGCCATCAAGGCCATTTTGGGCAAACTTCCCCTTAACCGTGCCACCAGACCCATGGTGTCGCCCAGCGGCATTGTGGTGTTAATGGTTTGCTCACGCGAGCAGCGCAACCTGGCCCAACAAAGCCCAGGGCAGGTGGCTGACCAAATGATGTCTGAACGCATTGAACAAGCCGCCCAGCAGCTTCAACGCAGTTTGGAACGCCGCGCCGTCATCACAGTGCGCAAGGCGGGGCAGCGTCTAGCCTCCCAAGGGCAGGCCAAAACGCCCAACACTTCTGCCCATGGTAGGGGTGCTTCCCCAAGGGCTCATCACAGAAGTCACTCTTGA
- a CDS encoding tetratricopeptide repeat protein, with amino-acid sequence MTKRQNIYHSEHLRAWSIFHGENALSAPEEDIKPVFVVFNHMWQHPLTDDMFLQELGWGQEFFEKSNIDAVFINSRHNTWFQEPDFPQLLSVLQGTLSSRKRIYTYGYSMGGYGALRYAAALNACAIAISPHHPDHNVLACLPTPRRAYVFYDPQWEEDQGFIRKLGRAHTFVKVKLPYVCHSTASFLAEMKLLGASIKEFARNQFDAAAFEKLAFQKRRQSPSYFQGLAEANLLKKRENWELLMREKARAMSPVWWSDIHQLKLLLLRMNENVGKGEQTQRLAAARELSELITSLQDQRLEAGKLLVFAQKGSLAISLLRQVTHEEPNNPVAHAFLARALSHADQFKPACKAACRAIILSSRQKHARRWAYRLLLGKIALKKLSNLPKVP; translated from the coding sequence ATGACTAAGCGTCAGAACATTTACCACAGCGAACATTTGCGGGCTTGGTCGATTTTCCATGGAGAAAACGCCCTCAGCGCGCCTGAGGAAGACATCAAACCGGTTTTCGTGGTTTTCAACCACATGTGGCAACATCCCCTGACAGACGATATGTTTTTGCAAGAATTGGGCTGGGGCCAAGAATTTTTTGAAAAATCAAATATAGATGCCGTGTTCATCAATTCACGGCATAATACATGGTTTCAAGAGCCAGACTTCCCCCAGTTACTTTCAGTTTTGCAAGGAACCTTGTCTTCCCGTAAGCGAATCTATACTTACGGTTACAGCATGGGTGGGTACGGGGCCTTGCGCTATGCAGCAGCACTCAACGCATGTGCCATAGCCATATCCCCACACCATCCTGACCATAATGTTCTGGCATGCCTACCCACTCCACGCCGCGCTTATGTGTTTTATGACCCGCAATGGGAGGAGGACCAGGGGTTCATTCGTAAGCTGGGCAGGGCCCACACGTTTGTTAAGGTCAAGCTGCCCTATGTTTGCCATAGCACAGCCAGTTTCCTAGCTGAGATGAAGTTACTGGGTGCTTCGATAAAGGAGTTTGCTCGCAATCAATTCGATGCAGCCGCCTTTGAAAAACTGGCTTTCCAAAAGCGCCGGCAATCACCCAGTTATTTCCAGGGCCTTGCTGAAGCCAATCTCTTGAAGAAACGTGAAAACTGGGAACTTCTCATGCGTGAGAAAGCTCGTGCCATGAGCCCAGTTTGGTGGAGTGATATCCATCAACTAAAGCTATTGCTTTTGCGGATGAATGAGAATGTCGGGAAGGGTGAACAGACTCAGCGGCTCGCGGCAGCAAGGGAACTTTCCGAACTCATCACCTCTTTGCAAGACCAGCGCTTGGAAGCGGGCAAGCTGCTGGTTTTTGCGCAAAAAGGGTCTCTGGCCATTTCTTTGTTGAGGCAAGTCACCCATGAGGAGCCCAACAATCCTGTAGCCCATGCGTTTCTGGCACGTGCTTTAAGCCATGCCGACCAATTCAAACCAGCTTGCAAAGCTGCTTGCCGCGCTATCATCCTTTCAAGCCGCCAGAAACATGCGCGCCGTTGGGCGTATCGGCTGCTTCTTGGCAAAATCGCTTTGAAGAAGCTGTCAAATCTGCCCAAAGTGCCTTAA
- the rsmA gene encoding 16S rRNA (adenine(1518)-N(6)/adenine(1519)-N(6))-dimethyltransferase RsmA — MTSSSTPTMLPPLGETLKTHGLLAKKSLGQHFLLDPSVCHRIAGLGAPLKGRHVVEIGPGPGGLTRALLESDAATVTAVEIDERAWPILDELAAHYPGRLNIVKQDALAVNAAALVPAPRQIIANLPYNVGTPMLINWLRQAGEWERLVLMFQAEVAERICAAPGTSHYGRLAVLSQWCADCHIGMELPPGAFTPPPKVNSAVAVLVPHVQQPSPQLFKAMERVTAAAFGQRRKMLRSSLKSLGGITLLEEAGIEGNRRAETLTVAEFARLAALEATKR; from the coding sequence ATGACATCCTCTTCCACCCCTACAATGCTGCCTCCTTTGGGGGAAACGTTGAAGACCCATGGGCTTCTGGCCAAGAAGTCATTGGGGCAGCACTTTCTGCTCGACCCTTCAGTGTGCCACCGCATCGCAGGGCTGGGGGCACCTTTGAAGGGCAGACATGTGGTGGAGATTGGCCCTGGGCCAGGGGGCTTGACCAGGGCGCTGCTTGAAAGTGACGCTGCCACCGTCACCGCTGTGGAGATTGACGAACGCGCCTGGCCCATTCTGGATGAACTCGCAGCGCACTATCCAGGGCGGCTTAATATCGTCAAACAGGATGCCCTTGCCGTCAATGCGGCCGCTCTGGTGCCAGCGCCACGGCAAATTATCGCCAACTTGCCCTACAATGTGGGCACGCCTATGCTCATCAACTGGCTGCGGCAGGCGGGGGAATGGGAACGCCTTGTCCTGATGTTTCAAGCAGAAGTGGCGGAGCGCATTTGCGCGGCCCCAGGCACCAGCCATTATGGGCGCCTTGCTGTGCTTTCACAGTGGTGCGCTGATTGCCACATCGGCATGGAATTGCCGCCAGGGGCGTTCACCCCGCCCCCCAAGGTAAATTCGGCTGTCGCAGTGCTGGTGCCCCACGTGCAGCAGCCTTCGCCACAGCTATTCAAGGCCATGGAACGGGTAACGGCGGCAGCTTTTGGGCAGCGCCGCAAAATGTTGCGTTCCAGCTTAAAGTCACTGGGGGGCATAACCCTTCTTGAGGAAGCCGGCATTGAGGGCAACCGCCGTGCTGAAACCCTCACCGTGGCGGAGTTCGCCAGGCTAGCCGCCCTTGAAGCCACCAAACGTTAG
- the nadC gene encoding carboxylating nicotinate-nucleotide diphosphorylase, whose protein sequence is MTPKPLSSTLNLPPFLWRQAVQAALSEDLGTAGDLTSQAVVPAATQVTASFVAREKGVVAGLPGARMTFEALGDPTLGKVVFEARMQDGATIKPGDVLATVTGPAHVILAGERTALNILTHLSGIATRTAELVAQVRNAGPGGKTPAICATRKTLPGLKALQKHAVRLGGGGSHRYRLDDAIMIKDNHLALSGGVEKALAAARAHAGHLTKIELEVDTLEQLSQALDHAARQQAEEQRPAGADVYLLDNMGPETLRKAVAMIHQKAPHALAEASGGIKPGQVRAVAETGVDVISLGALTHSVTGLDIGLDIISA, encoded by the coding sequence ATGACCCCCAAACCTCTTTCTTCAACCCTCAACCTTCCCCCCTTTCTCTGGCGGCAAGCTGTCCAAGCGGCCTTGTCGGAAGATCTGGGAACGGCTGGTGACCTCACCAGCCAAGCAGTGGTGCCGGCTGCAACCCAGGTCACGGCTTCCTTCGTGGCGCGCGAAAAGGGGGTGGTAGCTGGTTTGCCTGGGGCACGCATGACCTTTGAAGCCCTGGGCGACCCCACCTTGGGGAAGGTTGTGTTTGAAGCCCGCATGCAGGATGGCGCCACCATCAAGCCTGGCGATGTCCTGGCCACAGTCACAGGGCCTGCCCATGTCATCCTGGCTGGGGAACGCACGGCTCTCAATATCCTCACCCACCTCAGCGGCATTGCAACGCGCACAGCCGAATTGGTCGCGCAGGTCCGCAATGCGGGGCCAGGGGGGAAGACGCCAGCCATCTGCGCCACGCGCAAAACCTTGCCTGGCCTCAAGGCCCTGCAGAAACACGCCGTCAGACTGGGCGGGGGGGGCAGCCACCGCTACCGTCTCGATGACGCCATCATGATCAAGGACAATCACCTCGCCCTTTCTGGCGGTGTGGAAAAAGCTCTGGCCGCCGCACGTGCCCACGCTGGCCATCTCACCAAGATTGAGCTTGAGGTGGACACCTTGGAACAGCTTTCCCAAGCGCTGGACCATGCAGCCCGCCAGCAGGCAGAAGAGCAACGCCCAGCTGGCGCTGACGTGTATCTGCTGGACAACATGGGTCCTGAAACCCTGCGCAAAGCTGTGGCCATGATTCATCAAAAAGCCCCCCATGCCCTGGCGGAGGCTTCAGGTGGGATTAAGCCTGGCCAAGTGCGCGCTGTGGCCGAAACAGGGGTGGATGTCATATCCTTAGGCGCGCTCACCCATTCCGTCACGGGGCTCGACATTGGGCTCGACATCATCAGCGCCTGA
- the rpsR gene encoding 30S ribosomal protein S18, producing MADTENNQGVNPAERRLAVGARRPFYRRRKSCPFSGPNAPKIDYKDVRLLSRFLSERGKIVPSRITAVSAKKQRELAIAIKRARLLALLPFVVN from the coding sequence ATGGCTGACACAGAAAACAACCAGGGCGTCAACCCTGCTGAACGCCGCCTTGCTGTTGGTGCGCGCCGCCCGTTTTATCGTCGCCGCAAGTCTTGCCCTTTTTCTGGCCCTAACGCGCCGAAAATCGATTATAAGGACGTGCGCCTTCTGAGCCGCTTCCTTTCTGAGCGCGGCAAAATCGTGCCGAGCCGCATCACGGCCGTTTCGGCTAAGAAGCAGCGTGAGCTGGCCATCGCCATCAAGCGTGCCCGCTTGCTCGCCCTTCTGCCGTTCGTCGTCAACTAA
- a CDS encoding L-aspartate oxidase: protein MASPPAMAGLDGLAGLPVIVGAGVAGLSTALHLKGPCVLINNAPLGMGGSSALAQGGLSAAVGPGDSPAQHAQDTLAAGAGLCDEAVVRRMTTAGPEAVRQLLAWGVPFARDDKGALALHLEAAHSRPRVLFAGGDASGRLMTQALVRQALAKPSIHVLAPAQAQRIITQHGHVAGLEIALPEGTFILPTAHIIMATGGLGGLYNATTVPEGQKGGGLALAARAGAAFADMEFTQFHPTVLDTGTPGQRPLVSEAVRGAGAKLIDETGQRFTEELAPRDVVSRALAQHLAAGHRVFLDARRLPGGRFSELFPTIFARCLEHGVNPEQDPIPVRPAMHYHMGGIMVDGACRSTVPGLYAVGEAACTGLHGANRLASNSLLEAFVTGAWAAGDINQHPLAAQSPGQGTPHAASTPSVPLQQPLQKPLPDVGALMWQYAGINRNQEGLSALLDKLRPLTPHDDAALMGCFVAEAALRRCESRGAHARSDYPTCRPPSEMPRQSLILGDVLA, encoded by the coding sequence ATGGCTTCTCCCCCTGCTATGGCTGGATTGGATGGTCTTGCGGGTTTGCCCGTGATCGTGGGTGCTGGCGTGGCTGGCCTCAGCACGGCGCTTCATTTGAAGGGGCCTTGCGTCCTAATCAATAACGCCCCCCTGGGTATGGGGGGGTCAAGCGCTTTGGCCCAGGGGGGGCTTTCAGCGGCCGTGGGACCGGGGGATAGCCCAGCCCAACATGCCCAGGACACTTTGGCTGCGGGCGCTGGACTGTGTGATGAAGCCGTTGTGCGCCGCATGACGACTGCTGGCCCTGAAGCTGTGCGCCAATTACTGGCATGGGGGGTGCCTTTCGCCCGTGATGACAAGGGCGCCCTCGCTCTGCATTTGGAAGCAGCGCATAGCCGCCCCCGTGTGCTTTTTGCAGGCGGTGACGCCTCAGGGCGCTTGATGACGCAAGCCCTGGTGCGTCAAGCCTTAGCAAAACCAAGCATCCACGTTCTCGCGCCAGCGCAGGCGCAACGCATCATCACGCAGCATGGCCATGTGGCAGGTCTTGAAATCGCTTTACCTGAAGGCACCTTCATCCTGCCTACAGCGCACATCATCATGGCAACAGGCGGCCTTGGCGGCCTTTACAATGCCACCACCGTGCCAGAAGGTCAGAAGGGCGGTGGCCTTGCCTTGGCTGCACGGGCGGGGGCCGCTTTTGCTGACATGGAATTCACCCAATTCCACCCTACTGTCCTGGACACGGGCACCCCTGGCCAGCGTCCCTTGGTTAGTGAGGCTGTGCGCGGCGCTGGCGCCAAACTGATTGATGAGACAGGCCAGCGCTTTACAGAGGAACTGGCGCCGCGCGATGTCGTCTCCCGCGCTTTGGCTCAGCACCTTGCTGCAGGCCACAGGGTTTTTCTGGATGCGCGGCGCTTGCCTGGGGGGCGTTTCTCAGAGCTTTTCCCCACCATCTTCGCACGCTGCTTGGAGCATGGCGTCAATCCAGAGCAAGACCCCATCCCTGTGCGCCCAGCCATGCATTACCACATGGGGGGCATTATGGTGGATGGCGCTTGCCGCAGCACCGTGCCTGGGCTTTACGCTGTGGGGGAAGCTGCCTGCACAGGGCTTCACGGTGCTAACCGCTTGGCAAGCAATTCCTTGCTGGAAGCCTTCGTCACAGGGGCCTGGGCTGCAGGGGACATCAACCAGCACCCCTTGGCAGCCCAATCACCTGGCCAGGGCACTCCTCACGCCGCCTCCACTCCTTCAGTGCCTCTTCAACAGCCCCTCCAAAAACCGTTGCCAGACGTGGGGGCCTTGATGTGGCAGTATGCTGGCATTAACCGCAACCAGGAAGGGCTCTCAGCCCTCCTTGACAAGCTCCGTCCGCTGACACCCCATGATGATGCCGCATTGATGGGGTGTTTTGTCGCAGAAGCAGCCTTAAGGCGTTGTGAGAGCCGGGGCGCCCATGCGCGCTCAGATTACCCAACTTGCCGCCCCCCTTCGGAAATGCCCCGTCAAAGCTTGATCCTTGGCGATGTCCTGGCCTGA
- a CDS encoding SAM-dependent methyltransferase, translating to MNTVFEHILKRLVQEGSLRVVFADGTERLYIGPEESPNPAKRLKAAVRFRTEEAQKAMLFNPGLAFGERYMSGEIIPLPTHEGQSESDALAELLKLLMLNVENRNLVNEQIMGTARRIKFAFKTLGLAPSLYNNPRKARRNVAHHYDLDARLYRLFLDQDMQYSCGYFPRGDENLEEAQKAKKHHIAAKLRLTKPGLRVLDIGCGWGGLALSLARDYGAHVTGITLSTEQLAIARQRARQEGLEHLVDFRLMDYRNAKGPFDRVVSVGMLEHVGKGEYITFFSAIKKLLKDDGVALIHSIGRKGGPGTTNPWIERYIFPGGYSPAVSEAIGAVEQSGLWVADCEILRLHYAKTLHHWRQRFEDHVDEVRALYDERFVRMFRFYLTASEMAFRVQDHMNFQLQLAPTLEAVPLTRDYMMNSRAMADEATASLVSKAASGVERS from the coding sequence ATGAATACTGTTTTTGAACACATTCTCAAACGTCTTGTTCAGGAAGGTAGCCTTAGGGTGGTATTCGCTGATGGCACTGAACGTCTTTACATTGGTCCTGAAGAGTCCCCCAATCCAGCCAAACGCCTGAAGGCCGCCGTGCGCTTCCGCACTGAGGAGGCGCAGAAGGCCATGTTGTTCAATCCTGGCCTCGCATTTGGTGAACGTTACATGAGTGGTGAGATCATCCCCTTGCCCACCCATGAAGGACAAAGTGAAAGTGACGCCTTGGCGGAGCTTTTGAAGCTCCTGATGCTGAATGTGGAAAATCGCAACCTGGTCAATGAACAAATCATGGGAACGGCGCGGCGCATCAAATTCGCGTTCAAAACGTTGGGTTTGGCACCGTCACTGTACAACAATCCCCGTAAAGCACGCCGCAATGTGGCCCACCACTATGATTTGGATGCGCGCCTGTACCGTTTATTCCTTGACCAGGACATGCAGTACAGCTGTGGTTACTTCCCGCGCGGCGATGAAAATTTGGAAGAGGCGCAAAAAGCCAAGAAACACCACATCGCTGCCAAGCTTCGCCTGACCAAGCCCGGCTTGCGCGTGCTGGATATTGGCTGTGGTTGGGGTGGGCTTGCGTTGTCATTGGCGCGCGATTACGGCGCGCATGTCACGGGAATCACCCTATCTACAGAGCAGCTGGCCATCGCGCGCCAGCGTGCGCGCCAGGAAGGGCTGGAGCACCTGGTTGATTTCCGCCTGATGGATTACCGCAATGCCAAGGGGCCTTTTGACCGCGTAGTGTCTGTTGGCATGTTGGAACATGTTGGTAAAGGTGAATACATCACGTTCTTTAGCGCCATCAAGAAACTGTTGAAGGACGATGGCGTGGCGTTGATCCATTCCATTGGCCGCAAAGGCGGTCCTGGAACCACCAATCCTTGGATTGAACGCTACATTTTCCCAGGAGGCTATAGCCCAGCTGTCAGCGAGGCTATTGGCGCTGTGGAGCAATCTGGCCTTTGGGTGGCTGATTGTGAGATTCTGCGTCTGCATTACGCCAAAACCCTTCATCATTGGCGGCAGCGCTTTGAAGACCATGTTGATGAGGTGCGCGCCCTTTATGATGAACGCTTCGTCCGAATGTTCCGTTTCTACCTTACAGCGTCAGAGATGGCCTTCAGGGTGCAAGACCACATGAATTTCCAGCTTCAGCTTGCCCCCACCCTGGAGGCGGTGCCCTTGACGCGCGATTATATGATGAACAGCAGGGCTATGGCTGATGAAGCGACAGCCAGCCTAGTTTCAAAAGCTGCTTCTGGTGTGGAGCGTTCCTGA
- the nadA gene encoding quinolinate synthase NadA, whose protein sequence is MDNSPSLSPQEADRLYSTVARLMTREHWDTHFRDDIAAILRLKKERNAVILAHNYQTPEIFHCISDIQGDSLALARKAQGLEADVILMAGVHFMAETVKLLNPDKTVLISDPKAGCSLAESITAENVRALKAQHPGVPVVTYVNSSAEVKAETDICCTSGNAKRVMKHAAEQAGTDSVIMIPDEFLAANISKETGIKAITWPGHCEVHEQFTPRQIKQYRVMHPGVVVVAHPECPPPVIEAADFSGSTADMINFIAQEKPEKALLVTECSMSDNLAQLNPGTEFVRPCNLCPHMKRITLKGIRHALETMQTPVTIPPHLAEKARASVERMLAV, encoded by the coding sequence ATGGACAACAGCCCCTCCCTTTCGCCGCAAGAGGCAGACCGGCTTTACAGCACTGTCGCGCGCTTGATGACCCGGGAACACTGGGACACGCATTTCCGCGATGACATCGCTGCTATCCTGCGCCTGAAAAAAGAGCGCAACGCGGTTATTTTGGCGCACAATTACCAAACGCCAGAAATCTTCCACTGCATTTCAGACATCCAGGGGGACAGCCTGGCCCTGGCGCGCAAAGCGCAGGGATTGGAGGCTGACGTCATCCTAATGGCCGGGGTGCATTTCATGGCTGAAACCGTAAAGTTGCTCAACCCAGACAAAACGGTCTTGATTTCAGACCCCAAGGCCGGGTGTTCGCTTGCAGAAAGCATCACGGCGGAGAATGTGCGCGCCCTTAAGGCCCAGCACCCAGGCGTGCCTGTGGTGACGTACGTTAACAGCAGCGCAGAGGTCAAAGCTGAAACGGACATCTGCTGCACTTCAGGCAATGCCAAGCGCGTGATGAAACATGCTGCTGAACAAGCGGGCACAGACAGCGTCATCATGATTCCAGATGAATTCCTAGCTGCTAACATCAGCAAGGAAACGGGCATCAAAGCCATTACCTGGCCTGGCCATTGTGAAGTGCACGAGCAGTTCACCCCGCGCCAAATCAAGCAATACCGCGTCATGCATCCTGGCGTGGTGGTGGTGGCCCACCCAGAATGCCCCCCACCTGTGATTGAGGCCGCCGATTTCTCCGGCTCCACAGCTGACATGATCAACTTCATCGCGCAGGAAAAACCTGAGAAAGCGCTTCTGGTAACGGAATGCTCCATGAGCGACAATTTGGCCCAGCTCAACCCAGGCACAGAGTTTGTGCGGCCCTGCAATCTGTGCCCCCACATGAAGCGCATCACCCTCAAGGGCATCCGTCATGCGCTTGAAACTATGCAAACGCCCGTGACCATCCCGCCGCACCTGGCGGAGAAGGCCCGTGCCTCTGTTGAACGCATGCTGGCTGTTTGA
- the rpsF gene encoding 30S ribosomal protein S6, with translation MPLYETVLIARNDVSPSQVEALVENIGTLLGEFDGSIKKKEFWGLRTLAYRIKKNRKGHYVLLGIDAPSKAMDEMRRQLGLNEDVLRVMSLRVDEIDEAPSAMMARRDERGGRGERGGRGERGGQGGSGGRFASGRGGRSGGFGGGERRENRDGAPRQAAQEEE, from the coding sequence ATGCCTCTGTACGAAACCGTGCTGATTGCGCGGAATGACGTTTCCCCTTCACAGGTGGAAGCGCTGGTTGAGAACATCGGCACGCTGCTTGGCGAATTCGATGGTTCTATCAAGAAAAAAGAGTTCTGGGGCCTCCGCACCCTGGCTTACCGCATCAAGAAAAACCGTAAGGGCCACTATGTCCTTCTGGGTATTGATGCGCCAAGCAAAGCCATGGATGAAATGCGCCGCCAGCTGGGCCTCAATGAGGATGTCCTGCGCGTGATGAGCTTGCGCGTGGATGAGATTGACGAAGCCCCCAGCGCCATGATGGCCCGCCGCGATGAGCGTGGCGGCCGTGGTGAACGTGGTGGCCGCGGCGAGCGCGGTGGCCAGGGCGGCAGTGGCGGACGTTTCGCTTCTGGCCGTGGTGGCCGCAGTGGTGGTTTTGGTGGTGGTGAGCGCCGCGAGAACCGTGATGGCGCCCCACGCCAGGCTGCCCAGGAAGAGGAGTGA
- the rplI gene encoding 50S ribosomal protein L9, which produces MALTELILLQRVEHLGQMGDIVHVKPGFARNFLLPKGMALRATKNARARFEQQRAQLEAQNIQRREEAERLAERMADLAVVLIRQAGDSGALYGSVTARDIAQAVTKAGLTVARQQVRLPAPIKNLGITEAQVSLHPEVVIPVQVNVARSEEEAERQARGEAVVPDQDQDDILGELHAEAAAEEAAQEAAPEGDVVILATETINGDG; this is translated from the coding sequence ATGGCTTTGACTGAACTCATTCTCCTTCAGCGCGTTGAGCATCTTGGCCAAATGGGCGACATCGTCCATGTCAAGCCAGGTTTTGCGCGCAATTTCCTTCTGCCTAAGGGTATGGCGCTTCGTGCCACTAAAAATGCCCGCGCCCGCTTTGAACAGCAGCGCGCCCAGCTTGAAGCGCAGAACATCCAGCGCCGCGAAGAGGCTGAACGCCTTGCCGAGCGCATGGCTGACCTGGCTGTGGTGCTGATCCGTCAGGCTGGTGACAGTGGTGCACTTTATGGCTCCGTCACAGCCCGTGACATCGCCCAGGCCGTCACTAAGGCGGGTTTGACCGTGGCGCGCCAGCAGGTTCGTCTGCCAGCGCCCATCAAGAACCTTGGCATCACTGAAGCGCAGGTGTCTCTGCACCCTGAAGTGGTCATTCCCGTTCAGGTCAATGTGGCCCGTTCTGAGGAAGAGGCCGAGCGCCAGGCGCGTGGTGAAGCTGTTGTGCCTGACCAGGACCAGGATGACATCTTGGGTGAACTGCACGCTGAAGCCGCTGCAGAAGAAGCAGCCCAGGAAGCTGCCCCTGAAGGTGACGTCGTCATTCTGGCGACTGAAACCATCAATGGTGATGGCTGA